GGTTGGCCGTCAAGAGACTGACCGCCGGGCCCGCCTCGGTACCGAAGCCCCCGATCAAATCGTCGGAGGAGTACCCGGCGGCCGAGATATTGCGGAGGGTCTGCATCAGATCGATACCACCCTCACTGGTCCGAGCCACGTCGAACCCGAGGCGCTCGCTGGCGGTCGACATCTGTGCCAGGGCGCTCTTCATCGCCGTCCCCGCCTCAGCGCCGGTGATCATATTGGTGTTGAGCTGCCCGAGAGCCGCCGCCACTTGCTCCAGGGGAGCCTGAGCGCTGACCGCCAGACCGCTCACGTTGGCAAAGCCCTGGGTAAACTGACCGAGATTCTCAAAGGCAAAGTAGTTCTGGGTGCCGGCGACGATATCGGAGAGCCGCTGCATCTCCGTGCCCGCCTCGGCGGACTTGTCGCCCATGTTGTTGAAGATACCGGTGAGAGCGCTGGCGGCTTCCTGCAGGGATCCCCCGGTAGCCTGCGCCAGGAGCGCCGCCTGTTCGGTGGCCGCAATACCCTGTTCAACAGTCAAACCGGAGGAGAGCATCGTATAGACCGAGTCGGCAAACTCCCTCGCCCCAACCGATGCAATACTTCCCGCCTCACTGATCCCGCCGGCCATCTCTGCAGCGGCCTCCGCGATCCGCTCCATACTGCCGGCGGTGTCCCCGCCGATCGCGTTGGTGTCGTTCAGGACGGTGGAAACCCGGGCCATTGAGACCTCGAACTCCGCAGCCACTTGACCTGGAACAGCCGTCAACTGCTGGAAGTTCCGGGCGAGCTCGCCCACCTCCATGGAGACCATCGACATATCGGCGGCAACGTCCAGCATACCGCCCGACTTTATTTCATCGGCGTACCCGTGAATTTCTCCCCGCAGCTCTTCGATCCGGCCTGCCGCCTGGCTGAAGCCGGAGGTAAACTGATCGCGGAAGAGTAGGGTTACCGATGTAACAAAGTCGCTCACGCTGATACCTCACCTACGTCCAAACGCCTGGGAGAGGACCGTAGCGATCGCCTCCGTCATGACGTTTACTTCGATGGACCGGGCCGCCTCGGCCTCGGCCATCTTCGCGTCTACCGTCTCGAGGCTGAGCCCCGAGACATCCTCACCAAGAAACCGCCGGATAAACAGCCGGCGGTAGGTGAAGGCGTTTACAGCTTGCGCTTGGTCACGCTGGTGCTGTTGCCGCCGCCGAAAAAAGGGACAATGTTCTGGTCGTTGAACTTACCGACCGCCAGGGGATAGTCCTTGAGCTCCTTCATCACCTCGATCGGCTCGGGGTGCACGATGAGAGAGGCCAGGAGGTTCTGGTTGGCGGCCATAGGGTCACGACCGGCCCCCTGCATCATCACTTCGGCGTCCGCGTTGGTCGGCTCCCGGAAGATGAACTCCACCTTCTGAAGCTCGTCGTTGCGGTCCTTGTAGGTAATGGAACCCTCGTAGACGGTCCCGTGGGCGGCTTTCAGCTCAGCCAGTTTTTCCTTTGTCACATCCATTGATCATTGCTCCTTTGTGTCACGCCGGATCCGGCCTACGGAATAGGAATGTAGGCCGGCTGTCCGTTCAGAATCGGGATGGTCACCTGCTTACCGGTGATCTCCATCATCACTTCACTGTCCTTGCTGCTCTTTCGCGGCACCTCGGTGATCTTCACCGTGATGGTGTCCACTATCGGCGCCTGGCCAACCGCCCCGTAGGTGATCACCACCGGTATCGGCGGCGCCCCCAGGATGCCGGTGGCGGCCATCGACTTGTTGAGCAGCTCGAACTCCGCTAGGGACATAGTCGCCTTGAAGTCGCCCTCAAAGGCTTTGTGCACCACACCCCGGGGGGTGCCGGTCTTGTCCGTCTGCACATCCACGTCCTTTTTCACGCTGTAGCTCACGTCCTCCAGGCTCATCACCATGCCGGTCGGGAGCATCACCTTGGCCGACTCGTGGTCGTATACGACTCCGTTAATCATCCGTTACCTCCTACGCCAGCAGCGGGTTGTGATACGAGATCACGTTCTCGATGTGGCTCATCTTTCCAAGCGGGGTGATCCGAATCCGAGTCACGATCTGCTCGGTCGAGAGAATGTCCTGCATTGGATCGATGTACACCGTCCCGCCGGAGATCTCACCGCCGTTCACCATCTGGTCAAGCGGCTGCTCGGAGATCTTCTTGAACATCTCGATGCCTTCCAGGGAGCCGTCCGCGCCCACCTCCACCGTGTCATTGAGGTAGGTCATCTGCGCATCCCGCACCAGCTTGCACGCCTTGTCCATCACCCGGCGCCGCTCCTCCAGCTTGTAATCGCTAACGTCTTCGGCGAGCATCTTGCCGCTGGTGATGTAGGTCCCGGTGAGCCCGATGTAGTGCCGGGCAGTCACATACCCGGCGTCCGCCAGGGCCTTGATATGGCCCTCGTTCAGGTCGGTCGGAAGGATCTCGACTACGCCGGGGATCCCGCCGTACTTCACCGCATCGATCGGCTCGTGCGGCTCCCGCCGTGCGGAAAGCCCGGTCCCCAGACCAATCAGCCCCCGCTCATCCACGGCGCCGGCCGGATCAACTTCCATCACCCATCCGGCGTACACCTGCACCCGACCGCCCACGGTACTGCCGCGCTCGGATCCGGCCAGGGCCGCCACCCACTCGCTGGTGGTCTCGGCGTCTCCCACATACCGCGCCTGGCACTTGAAGTGGATGTAGCGGTGGTTCGCTTCGGCACCGGCCGCTTTCACCGCCAGGGAAGCCCACAACGGGGACGCACTCACCCCGGCGATGCTGATCCACTCGTAGGCGTATGCGCTCTCGAGCAGGGTATCCACCGCCGCCAGAACCTCGGCGTTGGTCGCCGTCGGAGCGGTAGCGGAGAAGCTCCACTCGTCATCCACCTCAAACTGCGCTTCGTCGCCGCTGGGCGTGCCTTCTGAGAAGGTGAGGGTGATACCAGTCCCGGGAATCTCAAAGGTCCCCGGCGTGTCGGGAACCGTATACTTCTTGCTCAACACCCCGTCGATCTCCACCCGGAAGACCGCCTCGTTCAGGGCGCCGGCTTCCACGATCACGACCTTCACGTCGTACTCGTTCCGCGGCGTTCCCGCCGCCGCAACCGATCCGACGCCCGCGTTGGCGCTGCCGGCGGTAACCGACCCGACCGTACCCGGCGTGGTGCCCTCCAGGGCCACCGCGTAGCAGATCGTCCCGGCCACGCTCAAGGCGCTGACCACAAGATCCCGCAGGGGACCGTCGCCCAGAGCCTCGGCCGCGTCTCCGGGATCGGTGAAAATCTGAATCCCGCCGCCGTAATTGGCGGCCACCCCGACCGCGCCAAAGATGCCGGTCGCATCGGCGCCACGGGCGCCCAGGGCGCCGTCGAGGATCTTGTTCTTTACATCAGGAAGCCCGCTTGCCATCTACTCCCCCTTTCTCGAAAGCCCAGACCGCCGCATCGAAGGTCTTCTTGTCCACCTTCTTGCCGGCGCTCCATCGCTGTGCCTCACAGACCCCGGCAAATACCGCAGGATCCAGCGCGGCGCCCAGTTCCTCGATTGGATATCTGGCGCTCTGGCTGCCCTTGGCCTCCTTGGTCTCCTCTTTCTTTCCGGTCGCCGTAGCATCTGCGCTCTTTGCGTCCGTTGTGCTCGAGCCGCTCTTATCGGCCATGATCACGTCCCTCCTTCATCTGGGTTGGTATCTGCATCCCGGATCACCGGCACCTGCTCGGCCGGGCCAGCCAGGACCCCATTCATCTCCACCTCGGCGCCTGCAACGTAGGCCCCGTGAGACTCCTTATATTGGGCGCTCATCTTACGGACTTTCACCGGCTGGCTCTGGTCCAGGTACACCCACTCCCGGGGAAGCTCGCCCACAAACGCCAGGAGCGCCTCGTCCGCCTCCGCCTCGCTTCGGGCCCAGAACTCCACCGTCACCGGCCAGCTCCGAAGCCCTCGGGACTCCCGCTTCCACAGGTTGTCCTGCTCGTCCCGGAACTTGCACGTACTCGCTCCCTTGGTGGTGATCGACCCATCACCATGGGTCACCGTCACAAAGGGAAGCGGCCCGGTCTGCAGCAGCCTGCGCCGCTCATGCTCGGTATAGCCAAAGAGCCACACCCCTGCCCCTCCCGGAACGCAGGAGGCCAACACCCCGTCAAAAAAGGTGTTCGCCGCGCCCACCAGGCTGGAGTCCACCACCGGCGGATCACCCCACGCCAGGGGAGGCCAGGCAGTAGTCACCGCCCACAACGTGGCGCCGACTTTCCCGATCTTCGCGTCGTACAGACTCTGGGTCTGCACATCCAGCGGCGCCCGGTCAACTCCCGGGAGACTCCGCAACGTCTCCTCCACCGTGTCCAGGATCGGAAGCAGATCCGGCCCGTTGGGCCGTCCCAGGACATACACCGCCAGGCGTATACCGTCCTCGGCTCGCCCCAACACCGCCACCAGGACCGCCGGCAGCGTACTGAACCGCCGCCGGATCTCCTCCTCATCCATCGCCCCGGGGTGCACATCCACGTACACCTTCGGGCGGCGCCCGGAAAACGCCGTCGTCAGCGCCGCCGCCGCGCTCGTTCTCGCTTCGGTCAGCGTCACAGCATCCCCCCGGATGTTCGTCTCACAAACTCAGTCATAACCGTCACCAGGTCCTCCTGATTTTCCCGGGAGATCCCCAGGTACGGCCGGGCCGGAATGTTTTTCGCCGGCCACCCTTCCTGGTGGACCCCGGCGTAGACCAGCCGACTCCCGATGGAAAGCCTTCCGCCGGAGACCCGGCTGGAGATACTTTCGTACAGCCCGGGGCCCCCGCCTCTCAGGATCGATGCACCCGGGTTGTACTTCCGCTGCCGCTCGGCGTAGCGGGGGCTCCATGACTTCCAGGCGCTGCCGTCCGGCCCCACCTTCTCGTCAAACCGTTCCTTGGTCTGGCCCTCCAGCTCGACACCGAGCTCGTGGAGCAACTGCGCCTGATCCATGGTCTTGAGGCGGTTCATCGCCACCGCCAGATCACCGGTCAGACCGTCAAGCTCTGAAAGATCCAGTTCAAAGGCTGAACCTGGCACCGCTTACACCTCCGGCTCTTCGCCGCGGATCCACGTCGCCGATCCCTCGACAATCGCCGCCTCAACCGCGTCGGACTGGTACGCATCCATACCGCCGCCGAGCTCGCTGAGCATCCGCATGGACGCCGCGTGCCGCTTTGCCAGGACATCCTCCCCGCCGGTCGTCGCATCGAAGATAGAGAACAACGCCAGATCCAGAGAGATCGACCGCAGCACCCCCTCCAGTCGGGCGGGGGGCGCGATCGGCGTACCATCATCGGCCAGGAGCTCCGGCAGATACGCCCGAATCACTCCGGCGGCATCCTCAATCGCCGCCTCGATCCGGGTGGTATCAGGGTCCCCGTTGGCATCCCGGGGGACATGATCGCCCGCCCGGGTAAGAAACTCACTGACCGTGATGTAGGTCATGCAGCGTCACCTCCGGTATCACCGGAACCGTCACCGCCCTCGGACCCGTCGTCACCGGAAGACCCGCTTCCGCCGCCGGCGGCCGCCGCCGCGTCGTCGGGAGTCTTCAGGTCCAGGTGCGGGTCCACCATCAGAAGCGCCAGGGTCTCCCGGTCGGTGGTGTACTCGGCCATCTGCCGGGTAAACACCAGTCCGCCCCGCCGGTACTTGGGGTAGGGAGTCGTATGGCGCCCCTGGAAGGTCAGCTTTTCGCCGCCCTTCTTGTCGTTGGAGGCGGAGCCCGAGGGCCCCGCCTTGCTATTCTTTGCAGCCATCAGTTCACCTCACCTACGCCAGCCAGGGAGTCACGAGCACGTCAACCGCCTTGTAGTTGGGGTTGCTCGCACCGTCCGCCTTGTACTGGGCGAGGATGAGCTCGTTGGCGGTCGCCCGCAGCGACGGCGGAACCACCAGAAGATCGGGAGTCAGGTTCAGCGGATCACCGCCGTCGGCCTTGAACTCCATCATCATCTTCATCGCCGCGTTGAAGTTGGTCTCGCTCAGAGTGTCCCGAGCGGCCACGGCCATCTGCCAGAACCCGTACCCGAAGGCCCGACGTGCGCGCACGCCGTAGAGGTACTTGTCCTTCATGAACACCGTGTCCTGCTTGGGATCGGTGATCGTCTCGAACTCCGCCTTGGTCCGCTCCTGGAAAATGAGCGGCTTTACCGGCTTCTTGGTGTGAAGCAGGAACCACGCCGGTTCTGTGGTTGTTCCGGGGTTGAGGATGTTGGCGGTCGCCGTGTCGGAACCGCTGCCGTCTACCTCATCGTTCACCGGATGGTCGGTGTCGAAGAAGTTCTGCCCGTCGTAGCAGAGCGCCGCGAATCCGCCGACCAGGAGGGCGTAGATGTTGCGGTCGATGTGGTTCATCGCCTCCTCGCCCATGCTCTCGACGATCGGGGCGTACATGCCCAGGTTGTCGTCCTCGATGTCCGCCCGGTCTACGTCCACGGTGGACTCGAACTTCTTGTTCGCCAGGCTGTAGGCGTGCTCCGCCATACTCTTGAGCACACGATCGCCTACCCATTCCCGCATCGCCGGGAACTTGCCGAGCCACCCGTAGGTGTTCTCCGCGCCGCCGGAGGGGATCCGGGTTGCCAGGCGCTTCCACTCCTGGGGAGCGCTGCCGAGCCCTTTCTGGAACAGCTTGCTGAACTGCTTCCGCAGGGCCTCAATAGTTGAATCTTTGACGATCACGAGTTGTCCTCCTCTTCATTGAGCCCCAGCTGCCGGGCGATCTCCGCCTCCTCGGCGTTGAGCTCTTTGGTGTCCGCCGCACTACCGGCCGGCGCCACACTGGTGCCGGAGACCACTTCCGGGGCGGTCTTCACAAACTCACTGAAGGCGTTGAGGCCCTCACGAGTCGTGCACTGCGCCGCGTAGTAGTCCTTGGACGCCGGAGCGATCTTCCGGGAGGCGATCGCCGCGTTGATCGCGGTCTCTGCCTCCGCCTTGAGCTCGGCGCTTTCCTTGTCCTTGAGGGCCTTCTCGGCCTCCTCAGCACGATTGAGAACCGTCTGGTAGTCCGCCTTGGGTACCATGTCGTTCTTCCCTTCCGCCGGCGATCCGCCGGCCCCTTGCGCGTTCTGCGCCGTTTTCAGGCGTTCAACCGCCTGCAGCGCCTGCGCCTCGTCGGCGTCGGCGTTCAAGCCCAGCGCCTTCAAAATCTTCTCGAGCACGTTTTCTCCTCCTTCGTCCGTCTCGCTATTGAGTCCGGGGACTTCCAGATTTGGGTTGTTGGTGAGCGCCACGGACTTGACGAACAGGATCTCGCCGTCCGGGCCCAGTCGATATGCTGGTGAGTAGTAGCGGTACTCCGCCGCCTCCAGGGCGCCCTTGCCCCGCTCGGTCCATTCCACCCTGCCCATGAGAGCGCCGTCGGACTCCGAGAGCTCCGTGATCCAGCCGTAGGCCGGGGAGGGATCTCCCAAAGGAGCCTTGAGCTCCTGGGCGTGATTGACATCGATCGGGATGTGGAGACTCCGTTCCTGGAACGCCTGGATGAGCCGGGCCGGGCCGGGGTTTCTAAAACTCCGCCCGTCCCGCCCCACCACTACGGCGCCGGCAGGAACCAGTGGAATCCACTCAGGCAAGGAGGCCGGAACCTGAGGTAGCTGGTTGTTAAGCCCGAGGGCTATTGCCGTTTTCACGCTTCCCACGATAGCCGCGGGGGAGGTCAAACATAACGTACGACCCCTTAGTAATTGTCCCTACTAACGGGCCGCAATCGGCTCGCCCGGCAGCGATTTCCTCCGGGCACAAAAAAAGCACCCTCTCTGGGGTGCCTGGTGGTCTGAGCCTCTCGGCAGATTCTTTTATAAAGGTTTTACAACCGCCTCACAGCGGCTTTCGGCGGAAACTGGTACTTGGACCCTTACTCGAAGTCCAAACGCCCCTGAGCGGACGTATTGCGGCCGCTGCGCTTGGCGCGGATGATCTCGTAGAGGCGCTGGATGGTAATGTCGAAAGAGCGCACAACCTCCTTGTGGTTGTGGCCGTTGAACGCCTGGTAGATCGCCTCGTCGATCTCCTCCCGAAAGGCGCTCTCGGTCTTCGGGAGGTAGACCTGCATGCCGCCGAAGTAATCCAGAATCCGGCGCACCACCATCTTTGAAAGCTCCCGGTCGTCCAGGACCTTGTCCACCACATCAATCATCTCTTGTACCGTCTCTGTCACGTCCCCTCCCGTTGTTCGTGCTCAAGGCGGTCTATCCACTGCTTGAGGCTTTCGATCACCATCGACAACTGGTCACGTCGATACAGATCCTGATCCCCCGCCATCCGGTGCACGTAGCTGAGCATCGAACCGTAGCGCTTGCTCTGCACCGCGCCCAGCTCGTAGAGCCGGCACCACAGGGCGTAACACTTGCCCAGCTGGGGATTCTCCACCTTCGGCCGCCGGGACTTCTGAAACCCGAGGCGCTTGAAGGCATCCAGGACCGCCGCATACTGGCGATAGGTCTCGATGTCCGCCGCCGACCGGACCCCCGCGGCCCCCTCCAGAAGCGCCCGGTAGGACTCGTCGTCCAGCCCCAACTCCTTCTTTGCCACGTGGATTATCGCCATTTTGCGCCGGCGATCGGAGAGCCCCCCGGCCCCCCGATCATCCGTTTCAACCCGTTCCGCTGCCGCCACCATTCTCTCCTTCGGCGCTACACCGCCGCGATATCCAACGCCAGCTGGTGGTAGTTCCCTTCGTCGTCCCGCTGGTAGAGCCGGATATACTCCTTGCTCACCGCCACCGTCACGCTGTCGCTGATCGCCTCCATGGCCCGCTGCCACTCGTCGTCAGTGATATCCAGGCGCCGGAGGCCCAGGATACGCTTCGTGTCCACCTTGCCCTGTTTGTCCACCTTGAAGGCGTCCTCCACCAGCACCTTGATCTCAGACCGTGACCCCTTGCTCCACCGGCGGATGCAGCTGTCGATCAGCTCCTTGGCCACCTGGAGACGCTCGTCAAAGGTCACATAGTCGTTCACCGAGATCTGCACCTTGAAGGCGCCGTCGTAGCTCGTGAGCGTCACATTGCCCTTGGCGCCGCCCATCTCAACACCGTACTCCTCGGCGGACCGCGCCACAAAGCCCTTGACCGCCTCCATCGCCTCCATCTTGAACGCGCTCAGCGTGGTGTGCACGTCCCGCGCCTTCTTCACCAGGTCCCGCACCAGATCGTCACGATCGCGGTCCACCGGCTTCACCTTGTTCTTCGGCACCAGCCGCCCCTGGGGGTCCATCATGTATCCCTTGGGGATCTCCATCGTTGTGTGCATCGTCTCCTCCTTCTGCACGTATGATTTCATCAGGCGGAAAGCACCGTCTCCGCATCGATCCGCGATTGACCGATCTCCGCCGCCAGATTCATGCTTCGTTTGACCAGGTTGTTCACCGTCAGCGGGTAGGCGAGGCTGATCGCCTGGCCGCCCCGGGTCCGCCGGGCAAGGCGTTCCCGCATGGCGTTGTAGGCGCTCTCGTCCACCAGCTCCTTGACATCCCGGCCGATCCGCTTCATCTTCAACTGCAGGTAGGCTTCAAGTTCGCCTGGTCGGGCCAGAGACTCGATCTCGGCAACTTCAACCCGCCTGATTATTTCCCTGGCTTCCCAGTTCCGAGACTCGTCCAACTTACTTTTGAGCTCGGGCTGGGCTATCAGGATAATCGCCAGCAGTTTCTTGAACCCGTCTTCCAGCTCCCAGAACCGCTTCAAATACTTGAGAGTCGCAATCGCCAGATCGTGAGCCTCCTCAATCACCAGCACGTGGCTCCATCCCGCCCGGCTGCTTGCGGTAAGGATCCGCTCCACCTGCCGCGCCTTCGCCTCCAGGGTGCGCTTGGGCCGCTCGGTGCTGCAGTCCTCCACAATCGCATCGGCGATGCTGGTCGCCGTGAGCCGGGTCTTGTCGATGGTCCGGGGGAAGATCACCTTCACCTTGAGCCCCTCCTGGTTGATCCGGTCGCTCATATACCGCCGCAGAGTCGTCTTGCCGCTGCCGGACTCCCCCAGCACCGCAAGCATCCCGCCCACCTTGGCGGTCATGTACATGTACTCCGCCACATACCGGCTGGAGTCGCCCAGATAGACATCCTCCTGCCCGTTCACATCATCCACAAAGGGATCCTGAAAAACCCCGAACTGCCGCTTGGCCGCCTGACTCAACATAACGTTGACCTCCTGTTCTGCCTCGTCTTCGTCGTTGTTCTCGTCCCGGCCGTCCAGAAATCTCCAGATACCGGTGACATCCACGTTCCGGGCGGTGAGGATTCCATTCACCGTATCCCGAACTTCTTTCTGCTTGCGCCCTTTGGGAAACCGACCGTGGTTCACAATCAAGCTGACCGAGGCAATGCTCATACCGAGCTCGCTGGCCAGCCTGGTGTGGCTGATCTTCGCTTCCCGCAGCGCATCCTTTACCGTGCGCACGCTTCCCCTCCCTCAAGGTCACCCAGAAAGGCGTCGAGCTCCGGCTCCGTCACCCCTTCCGGGAACCGTCGTTTAATCTCGGCAAAGTAGGACGGGTCCCACCCGTGACCCAGCCGTGCCATCACGTACTTGGCCGCCTCCACATGGTTGAGCGTCCTCACCGGTTCACGCCGCGTATCTATCACCGCCCCCCGCCGGGGGAAGGGCAGCATCGAGCCGCCCTCGTCGGCGATCGCGTCCACCGCCCGCAGACCCGCTCCGTCGTTGAACTCCTCCATCGGTACCGCTCCCGGCCCGGTGAGGTTGTCCAGTTTCTTGTGAATCAAGTCCACGTAGGTCTCCGGGTTGCGCTTGTAGTTCTCGCCCCACACCGGCGCGTCCAGCGGCTGCCCGAGCTCGTCCATCTCCACCGGATAGACCGTCTCGGTGACCGTCTGTCCCTCCCAGTCGTGGCGGATCCGCAAGGCTCCGAGCTCGTCCATCAACAGCGCCTGCACCTCTACGGTGGCGCCCACACGTACCCCCGGAACCCCGCCCACGCGGTAGACCGCCCGGCGCTTTATTCGCGGGTGCACAAAGGTGATCGTCAGATCCCCGGCAACCTTCCGGGTCTCCGGCTGGTAGGCCAGAAGCTCCTTGGCCTCTTCCGGCAGCTCCCTGAGCTCCTCCGGGCGGATCGCCAGCCACGCCTCCAGGCGGGCAAACTTGACCCCCCGGCGCTCCAGGCGCGTATCCACACCCTTGATCCGGTTGGCGTTGTACAGCGCCGCCCAGCGCTCCGCCGCCTCGTTGAGCTCCTCCACCGATGCCACCGGCTGGAAGCGCAGGCGACTCTCAAAGAGCGTCTCCACCAGGTTGTTGGCGTTCTCAACGGACCCCTTCACCCGGGGCTTACCCGGCAGGTGCACGTGGGTCTTTACATCCAGCCCCTCCAGTGCGTTCTGGATCGGCTTTGAGGTGTTGGCGCTGCCGGCGTCCCAGATCAGCCACTCCGGCACCCCGTGAAAGGCGTAGAGCGGATCATCCTTCGGGCTCCAGGCGTACATCAGA
This DNA window, taken from Sediminispirochaeta bajacaliforniensis DSM 16054, encodes the following:
- a CDS encoding DUF6848 family protein, coding for MDVTKEKLAELKAAHGTVYEGSITYKDRNDELQKVEFIFREPTNADAEVMMQGAGRDPMAANQNLLASLIVHPEPIEVMKELKDYPLAVGKFNDQNIVPFFGGGNSTSVTKRKL
- a CDS encoding DUF2586 family protein — encoded protein: MASGLPDVKNKILDGALGARGADATGIFGAVGVAANYGGGIQIFTDPGDAAEALGDGPLRDLVVSALSVAGTICYAVALEGTTPGTVGSVTAGSANAGVGSVAAAGTPRNEYDVKVVIVEAGALNEAVFRVEIDGVLSKKYTVPDTPGTFEIPGTGITLTFSEGTPSGDEAQFEVDDEWSFSATAPTATNAEVLAAVDTLLESAYAYEWISIAGVSASPLWASLAVKAAGAEANHRYIHFKCQARYVGDAETTSEWVAALAGSERGSTVGGRVQVYAGWVMEVDPAGAVDERGLIGLGTGLSARREPHEPIDAVKYGGIPGVVEILPTDLNEGHIKALADAGYVTARHYIGLTGTYITSGKMLAEDVSDYKLEERRRVMDKACKLVRDAQMTYLNDTVEVGADGSLEGIEMFKKISEQPLDQMVNGGEISGGTVYIDPMQDILSTEQIVTRIRITPLGKMSHIENVISYHNPLLA
- a CDS encoding phage virion morphogenesis protein, whose amino-acid sequence is MPGSAFELDLSELDGLTGDLAVAMNRLKTMDQAQLLHELGVELEGQTKERFDEKVGPDGSAWKSWSPRYAERQRKYNPGASILRGGGPGLYESISSRVSGGRLSIGSRLVYAGVHQEGWPAKNIPARPYLGISRENQEDLVTVMTEFVRRTSGGML
- a CDS encoding phage protein Gp36 family protein, which translates into the protein MTYITVSEFLTRAGDHVPRDANGDPDTTRIEAAIEDAAGVIRAYLPELLADDGTPIAPPARLEGVLRSISLDLALFSIFDATTGGEDVLAKRHAASMRMLSELGGGMDAYQSDAVEAAIVEGSATWIRGEEPEV
- a CDS encoding Mu-like prophage major head subunit gpT family protein; this translates as MIVKDSTIEALRKQFSKLFQKGLGSAPQEWKRLATRIPSGGAENTYGWLGKFPAMREWVGDRVLKSMAEHAYSLANKKFESTVDVDRADIEDDNLGMYAPIVESMGEEAMNHIDRNIYALLVGGFAALCYDGQNFFDTDHPVNDEVDGSGSDTATANILNPGTTTEPAWFLLHTKKPVKPLIFQERTKAEFETITDPKQDTVFMKDKYLYGVRARRAFGYGFWQMAVAARDTLSETNFNAAMKMMMEFKADGGDPLNLTPDLLVVPPSLRATANELILAQYKADGASNPNYKAVDVLVTPWLA
- a CDS encoding phage protease is translated as MKTAIALGLNNQLPQVPASLPEWIPLVPAGAVVVGRDGRSFRNPGPARLIQAFQERSLHIPIDVNHAQELKAPLGDPSPAYGWITELSESDGALMGRVEWTERGKGALEAAEYRYYSPAYRLGPDGEILFVKSVALTNNPNLEVPGLNSETDEGGENVLEKILKALGLNADADEAQALQAVERLKTAQNAQGAGGSPAEGKNDMVPKADYQTVLNRAEEAEKALKDKESAELKAEAETAINAAIASRKIAPASKDYYAAQCTTREGLNAFSEFVKTAPEVVSGTSVAPAGSAADTKELNAEEAEIARQLGLNEEEDNS
- a CDS encoding Mor transcription activator family protein, with product MTETVQEMIDVVDKVLDDRELSKMVVRRILDYFGGMQVYLPKTESAFREEIDEAIYQAFNGHNHKEVVRSFDITIQRLYEIIRAKRSGRNTSAQGRLDFE
- a CDS encoding regulatory protein GemA, with protein sequence MAAAERVETDDRGAGGLSDRRRKMAIIHVAKKELGLDDESYRALLEGAAGVRSAADIETYRQYAAVLDAFKRLGFQKSRRPKVENPQLGKCYALWCRLYELGAVQSKRYGSMLSYVHRMAGDQDLYRRDQLSMVIESLKQWIDRLEHEQREGT
- a CDS encoding DUF3164 family protein, whose translation is MHTTMEIPKGYMMDPQGRLVPKNKVKPVDRDRDDLVRDLVKKARDVHTTLSAFKMEAMEAVKGFVARSAEEYGVEMGGAKGNVTLTSYDGAFKVQISVNDYVTFDERLQVAKELIDSCIRRWSKGSRSEIKVLVEDAFKVDKQGKVDTKRILGLRRLDITDDEWQRAMEAISDSVTVAVSKEYIRLYQRDDEGNYHQLALDIAAV
- a CDS encoding ExeA family protein, which gives rise to MRTVKDALREAKISHTRLASELGMSIASVSLIVNHGRFPKGRKQKEVRDTVNGILTARNVDVTGIWRFLDGRDENNDEDEAEQEVNVMLSQAAKRQFGVFQDPFVDDVNGQEDVYLGDSSRYVAEYMYMTAKVGGMLAVLGESGSGKTTLRRYMSDRINQEGLKVKVIFPRTIDKTRLTATSIADAIVEDCSTERPKRTLEAKARQVERILTASSRAGWSHVLVIEEAHDLAIATLKYLKRFWELEDGFKKLLAIILIAQPELKSKLDESRNWEAREIIRRVEVAEIESLARPGELEAYLQLKMKRIGRDVKELVDESAYNAMRERLARRTRGGQAISLAYPLTVNNLVKRSMNLAAEIGQSRIDAETVLSA